A genome region from Tolypothrix sp. PCC 7712 includes the following:
- the cydB gene encoding cytochrome d ubiquinol oxidase subunit II, with amino-acid sequence MEAINTTLPLLWFALVALFLTLYLITDGFDLGVGILTLTAANEERRGIIINTLSTVWDANETWLVCTGGLLYGAFPLAYATIVNALYIPITLMVIGFIFRAVSFEFREHSLNKTFWNIGFGGGSLLVALSQGLILGGVIAGIKVDEAGNFIGGTWDWWNLPSILVALTVVQGYVLIGSTYLIAKTEGELKRYHYITAKFSALTTFSGALALTIATPMFYEQVRDRLFHQPEVWIFAAIPILATGAVGLLMNSINLRQERMPFIWSIVVFLITILALAFVVFPYIIPFQVTIYQASSSLSSQAFMIAFIGFFVPLLLLYNVYLYRVFQGKVISPHYGE; translated from the coding sequence ATGGAAGCCATAAATACGACCTTACCACTACTTTGGTTTGCACTTGTTGCTTTATTCCTCACTTTGTACTTAATTACAGATGGCTTTGATTTAGGTGTGGGAATTTTAACGCTAACTGCTGCTAACGAAGAACGCCGAGGGATTATTATCAATACCTTAAGTACAGTTTGGGATGCTAACGAAACTTGGTTGGTATGTACAGGCGGATTATTGTATGGTGCATTTCCCCTCGCTTACGCTACTATCGTCAATGCTCTTTATATTCCAATCACTTTGATGGTGATCGGGTTTATCTTCCGCGCTGTCTCCTTTGAATTTCGCGAACATTCTCTCAACAAAACTTTTTGGAATATTGGTTTTGGAGGAGGTAGTTTATTAGTAGCTTTGTCTCAAGGATTAATCTTAGGTGGCGTAATTGCGGGAATTAAAGTTGATGAAGCTGGTAACTTTATTGGTGGTACTTGGGATTGGTGGAATTTACCATCAATATTAGTAGCATTAACTGTAGTGCAAGGCTACGTTTTAATCGGTTCTACCTACTTAATTGCCAAGACAGAAGGTGAATTAAAAAGATATCACTACATTACCGCCAAATTTAGCGCTCTCACTACATTTTCTGGTGCATTAGCCTTAACAATTGCCACACCCATGTTCTACGAACAAGTGCGCGATCGCTTATTCCATCAACCAGAAGTTTGGATATTCGCAGCAATTCCCATTTTGGCAACTGGTGCAGTAGGGCTACTAATGAATAGTATTAACCTACGTCAGGAAAGAATGCCTTTTATCTGGTCAATAGTGGTTTTCTTAATCACTATTCTTGCCTTGGCTTTCGTGGTGTTTCCTTACATTATTCCTTTCCAAGTTACTATTTATCAAGCATCCTCTTCCCTTAGCTCCCAAGCCTTCATGATTGCTTTTATTGGCTTTTTTGTCCCACTTTTACTACTTTATAATGTCTATCTTTACCGAGTATTTCAAGGTAAAGTTATCAGCCCCCATTATGGAGAGTAA
- the nifH gene encoding nitrogenase iron protein yields the protein MRKIAIYGKGGIGKSTTTQNLVAGLTEIGCKVMVVGCDSKADSTRLLLGGLHQNIVLDTLRKEEEDLNLADFRKEGWGKTLCVESGGPEPGVGCTGRGVLTSIGLLEQLGAYDQKLNLDYTFYDGLGNVVCGGFVMPIREGKAQEIYIVTSGEIMAMYAANNICRGIQKYSLIGDVRLGGLICNSRNVDREEELIQALAEQLGTQMLYSIPRDNMVQRAEFYSKTVIEYAPDCKQAQHYRNLARAIDQNQNFVMPKPLSNQQLEKLLMTFGLFD from the coding sequence ATGCGGAAGATTGCTATTTATGGCAAAGGGGGAATTGGTAAGTCTACAACCACTCAAAATTTGGTGGCTGGACTCACCGAAATAGGTTGTAAAGTAATGGTTGTGGGATGTGACTCAAAAGCAGATTCTACCAGGTTGCTTTTGGGAGGATTGCATCAAAATATTGTACTCGACACACTGCGTAAGGAAGAAGAAGATTTAAATCTAGCAGACTTCCGCAAGGAGGGATGGGGGAAAACGCTGTGTGTAGAATCTGGTGGGCCGGAACCTGGTGTAGGATGTACAGGGCGAGGTGTTTTGACATCAATTGGTTTACTCGAACAACTTGGTGCTTATGATCAAAAGCTAAATCTTGACTACACTTTCTATGATGGTTTGGGTAATGTAGTATGTGGTGGCTTTGTCATGCCGATACGTGAAGGCAAAGCTCAAGAAATTTACATTGTCACTTCTGGCGAAATTATGGCAATGTATGCAGCTAACAACATTTGCCGAGGAATTCAAAAATATTCTCTGATAGGCGATGTCCGTTTGGGTGGATTAATTTGCAACTCTCGCAATGTTGATCGCGAAGAAGAGTTAATTCAGGCTTTAGCAGAGCAACTGGGTACTCAAATGCTCTACTCTATACCTAGAGATAATATGGTGCAACGAGCAGAGTTTTACAGTAAAACCGTGATTGAGTATGCTCCGGACTGTAAACAGGCGCAACACTATCGTAATTTGGCAAGGGCGATAGATCAGAATCAAAATTTTGTGATGCCAAAACCTTTGTCTAATCAGCAGTTGGAAAAACTGCTCATGACGTTTGGATTATTTGACTAG
- a CDS encoding S1 family peptidase, whose translation MEWHYLISDQEELVDKVLAFFTSKSTNSELFQDIVAKCKNNPLSSPGNSNHEASLTLGYLSVNDFLFYESSFTNQKGIPVSIVEIILKKLCQELILFEQQLLGFGHNMPYSLNEELTQFLYSRGLLKNVIFGFSYIVQNYQNSVFKIVVTTDSGDPSLGTGFLFNCQTVEGKKWSIIITNEHVAKYHNELAVHHKEGQIETWKEIILSENSDLAAIILNSFVNLPSFHLFSDPKILDDIVTVGYPPIPTANDRYQLVHKGEINCFLTNYWNHNYFLFSARTSPGNSGGPVINSMGMVVGIVTQQLFEPGSFEEKGQLPYFAAVPSTKILEFLNEQVFSKLK comes from the coding sequence ATGGAATGGCATTATTTAATCTCCGATCAAGAGGAATTAGTTGATAAAGTTCTTGCTTTTTTCACCTCTAAATCAACAAATTCTGAACTATTCCAAGATATTGTTGCTAAATGCAAGAACAACCCGCTTTCATCACCTGGTAATTCAAATCACGAGGCATCTCTTACTCTAGGATATCTATCGGTGAATGATTTTCTTTTTTATGAAAGTAGTTTCACAAATCAAAAAGGCATTCCAGTTTCTATAGTAGAAATTATTCTCAAGAAACTCTGCCAGGAACTTATTTTATTTGAGCAACAGTTGTTAGGCTTTGGACATAATATGCCTTATAGCCTCAATGAAGAACTGACGCAATTCTTATACTCAAGAGGTTTACTCAAGAATGTGATATTCGGTTTTAGTTATATAGTGCAAAATTACCAAAATTCTGTTTTTAAGATAGTTGTTACAACAGATAGTGGTGACCCTAGCCTGGGAACAGGATTTCTTTTTAATTGTCAAACAGTTGAGGGAAAAAAATGGAGTATTATCATTACTAACGAGCATGTCGCTAAGTATCATAATGAATTGGCAGTACATCACAAAGAGGGTCAAATTGAAACATGGAAAGAGATTATTCTTTCAGAAAACAGTGATCTGGCAGCAATAATACTAAATTCATTTGTGAATTTACCTTCATTTCATCTTTTCTCCGATCCTAAAATACTCGATGACATCGTAACTGTTGGCTATCCCCCTATTCCTACTGCTAACGATCGATATCAACTTGTTCACAAAGGGGAAATTAATTGCTTTTTGACTAACTATTGGAATCACAACTACTTTCTATTTTCTGCAAGAACATCACCTGGTAACAGTGGTGGGCCAGTTATAAATAGCATGGGCATGGTTGTAGGAATTGTTACTCAACAACTATTTGAACCAGGTTCATTTGAGGAGAAAGGTCAACTGCCTTATTTTGCAGCTGTTCCTTCTACTAAAATTCTGGAATTTTTGAATGAGCAAGTTTTCAGTAAGTTAAAATAA
- a CDS encoding tyrosine-type recombinase/integrase: MPFHSILSYQVYCCITIIIRRKQAVHQADIQKKVGCHTFRHSFATHLLQNGYDIRTVQALLGDQDVKTTMSYTHVLNRGGKAIPITLD; the protein is encoded by the coding sequence ATGCCATTCCATAGTATCCTGAGCTACCAAGTATATTGCTGCATAACTATAATTATTAGACGGAAACAAGCGGTTCATCAAGCTGATATTCAAAAAAAGGTAGGTTGTCATACGTTTCGTCATAGTTTTGCTACCCATTTATTACAAAACGGCTATGATATCCGCACGGTGCAGGCATTACTGGGAGACCAAGATGTAAAAACAACGATGAGTTATACCCATGTTCTGAATCGAGGTGGTAAAGCTATTCCTATTACCCTTGATTAA
- a CDS encoding substrate-binding domain-containing protein, with protein MKLDANVCNNLKSIRTRLGMSQQDLANIAGVTRQAISSVESGQYAPSVAISLRLAKALGCQVEELFWLEDDLPEVEAVLTKPVPSEQQLRVSLAKIGGQWIAYPLIGKDAFRMEMIPADGKAHIPTTTNKVQVQLLDDIDKLHNTVVIAGCTPVISFLAKATERWYPQLRVHYHFANSMAALRSLDRGEVHIAGMHLYDPETEEHNIPFVREALADRSAVLITLGIWEEGLMVQPGNPMEIKNLADLVELGGTIINREPGSGSRMLLERQLNKENIPLDIVKGSERIVHSHQDVALAIASGIADAGVSTSSIAAAFGLGFVPLHQARYDLVILKEYLEESPVQQFLGILGHRLVQSQLKVLGGYDISKIGEVVATI; from the coding sequence ATGAAGCTGGATGCTAATGTTTGCAACAACCTGAAGTCAATTAGAACTCGCTTAGGCATGAGTCAGCAAGATTTAGCTAATATAGCTGGCGTAACTCGTCAGGCTATTAGTAGTGTGGAATCAGGACAATATGCTCCTTCGGTTGCCATTAGCTTGCGTCTAGCTAAAGCGTTGGGTTGCCAAGTGGAGGAGTTATTTTGGTTAGAGGACGATTTACCAGAAGTTGAGGCAGTTCTTACTAAACCAGTTCCAAGTGAACAGCAATTGCGAGTCAGCCTAGCAAAAATTGGGGGACAATGGATAGCTTATCCCTTAATTGGGAAAGATGCTTTTCGTATGGAAATGATCCCCGCTGACGGTAAAGCACATATCCCAACAACTACAAATAAAGTTCAAGTTCAGCTGCTTGATGATATAGATAAATTGCACAATACAGTTGTTATAGCTGGCTGTACACCTGTAATTTCCTTCTTAGCAAAAGCAACTGAACGTTGGTATCCTCAACTGCGAGTTCATTATCATTTTGCTAATAGCATGGCTGCCTTGCGTAGTCTGGATAGAGGTGAAGTTCACATTGCAGGGATGCATTTATATGATCCTGAAACTGAAGAACATAATATTCCCTTTGTTCGTGAAGCTTTAGCTGATAGGAGTGCAGTTTTAATCACCCTTGGTATTTGGGAAGAAGGATTGATGGTGCAACCAGGTAATCCAATGGAAATCAAAAATTTGGCTGATTTAGTGGAATTAGGAGGAACCATCATCAACCGCGAACCTGGTTCTGGGAGTCGGATGCTTTTAGAACGCCAACTCAACAAAGAAAATATACCATTGGACATAGTCAAAGGATCTGAGCGGATTGTCCATAGCCATCAAGATGTTGCTTTAGCTATAGCATCAGGAATAGCTGATGCAGGTGTGAGTACTTCATCTATAGCTGCGGCCTTTGGTTTGGGATTTGTTCCCTTGCATCAAGCGCGGTATGACTTGGTAATTCTCAAAGAATACCTGGAAGAATCACCTGTACAGCAGTTCCTTGGCATCTTGGGACATCGGCTGGTGCAATCACAACTAAAAGTTCTTGGCGGTTATGACATCAGCAAGATAGGGGAAGTTGTAGCAACTATTTAA
- the nifV gene encoding homocitrate synthase produces the protein MNNHAIQINDTTLRDGEQAAGIAFTVEEKIAIATLLDAIGVQELEVGIPAMGLEEAESIKTIANLGLNTKLLGWNRANLSDIQASIDCGLERVHISVPVSDIQINAKFQGRKRLVLDRLKDAISFARDRGLSVSVGGEDSSRADESFLLSVAYSAQEWGAFRFRFCDTVGILDPVSTYNKVSRLVSHLSIAIEMHMHDDFGLALANTLAGVRAGAVSVNTTVNGIGERAGNAPLEEVVMGLKHLHGIQTGIDTKRLVEMSQLVAKATNYPVPPWKAIVGENTFAHESGIHAHGVLQNPVTYEPFAPEDVGWERRLVVGKHSGRHLLLSVLQQHGINLGQTEIQSVLDAVRHQSVQTKRSLTVEELLSLVPQK, from the coding sequence ATGAACAACCATGCTATTCAGATTAACGATACAACCCTGCGAGATGGAGAACAAGCCGCAGGTATAGCCTTTACTGTGGAAGAGAAAATTGCGATCGCCACTCTTCTTGATGCCATAGGTGTGCAGGAGCTAGAAGTTGGGATTCCCGCAATGGGGCTTGAAGAGGCAGAATCGATTAAAACCATTGCCAATCTGGGATTAAATACTAAATTGCTTGGCTGGAATCGGGCTAACTTGTCTGATATTCAAGCATCTATAGATTGTGGTCTAGAGCGAGTGCATATTTCTGTACCCGTTTCTGATATTCAAATTAATGCCAAGTTTCAAGGACGGAAACGACTAGTATTAGATCGCCTCAAAGATGCAATCAGTTTTGCACGCGATCGCGGTTTATCTGTATCTGTGGGTGGCGAAGATTCTTCTAGAGCTGATGAATCATTTCTCTTGTCTGTAGCTTATTCTGCTCAAGAATGGGGCGCTTTTCGATTTCGCTTCTGTGACACAGTGGGAATTCTTGATCCCGTCAGCACTTACAACAAAGTGAGTCGTTTAGTCTCTCATCTATCAATTGCGATAGAAATGCACATGCATGATGACTTTGGACTAGCATTAGCAAACACCTTAGCTGGTGTGAGAGCCGGAGCAGTATCAGTCAATACCACCGTCAATGGTATTGGCGAACGTGCAGGAAATGCACCCCTAGAAGAAGTCGTGATGGGACTCAAACATCTCCACGGAATTCAAACGGGTATAGATACCAAACGACTAGTAGAAATGTCGCAGTTAGTAGCCAAAGCCACCAACTATCCCGTACCACCTTGGAAAGCGATCGTCGGTGAAAATACCTTTGCACATGAATCGGGTATTCATGCTCATGGTGTGTTGCAAAATCCTGTCACCTACGAACCTTTTGCACCAGAAGATGTAGGCTGGGAACGCCGTTTAGTTGTAGGTAAACATTCTGGCAGACATTTGTTGCTGAGTGTACTGCAACAACATGGCATCAACCTCGGTCAAACGGAAATTCAATCGGTATTAGATGCTGTGCGACATCAATCTGTGCAAACAAAACGCAGTCTCACAGTTGAAGAATTACTCAGCCTAGTTCCCCAGAAGTAA
- a CDS encoding substrate-binding domain-containing protein, with protein sequence MKMDVSLCNNLRSMRTRLDLSQQDLANIVGVTRQTIGSLEAGQYAPSIAMCLRLAKALDCKVEDLFWLDGDRLEIEAIIAETDSDEQPSQVTLAKVGEQWIAYPLVGNDAFRMEMIPSDGETLAEKKFPNITQLALSQDIVKSNKSYLQNEKNKVVVRLVDDVDKLQNTVVIAGCTPVLSLLAKATERWYPKLRVNYRFAHSMKALRSLCQGEVHIAGMHLYDPQTGEHNVPFVRAALAGRKAMIISLGVWQEGLLVPAGNPMGVKTVADLVEFDATIITQEPGSAGRMLLERKLQEQRVPLQSVKKFDCIAHNHQDVALSVASGMVDAGISTASIAATFGLGFIPLHQARYDLVILKEYLEQSPVQQFINILGHQVVRSHLQVLGGYDISNIGEVIANV encoded by the coding sequence ATGAAAATGGATGTGAGTCTGTGTAACAATCTCAGATCAATGAGAACTCGCTTAGATTTAAGCCAGCAAGACTTGGCTAACATAGTTGGTGTCACTCGTCAGACCATTGGGAGTCTAGAAGCGGGACAATATGCTCCTTCTATAGCTATGTGCTTGCGTTTAGCCAAAGCACTTGATTGCAAAGTTGAAGACTTGTTCTGGCTAGATGGCGATCGCCTGGAAATTGAGGCAATAATTGCTGAGACGGACTCTGACGAACAGCCATCACAAGTTACTCTGGCGAAGGTTGGAGAGCAATGGATAGCTTATCCTCTAGTTGGCAACGATGCTTTTCGCATGGAAATGATTCCATCTGATGGTGAGACATTGGCAGAAAAAAAGTTCCCCAACATCACTCAACTAGCATTATCTCAGGATATTGTAAAAAGTAACAAAAGTTACTTGCAGAATGAGAAAAATAAAGTTGTAGTTCGATTGGTGGACGATGTTGATAAATTGCAAAATACGGTTGTGATTGCTGGTTGCACACCTGTGCTTTCTCTATTAGCAAAGGCAACGGAACGTTGGTATCCAAAACTGCGAGTTAATTATCGTTTTGCCCACAGCATGAAAGCGTTGCGTAGTCTGTGCCAGGGTGAAGTTCACATTGCGGGAATGCATTTATATGATCCCCAAACAGGGGAACATAACGTTCCTTTTGTGCGAGCAGCGTTAGCTGGTAGGAAGGCAATGATCATCTCCCTTGGAGTTTGGCAAGAAGGATTGTTAGTGCCAGCAGGAAACCCAATGGGCGTTAAGACAGTTGCCGACTTAGTAGAATTTGACGCGACTATTATTACTCAGGAACCGGGTTCTGCGGGGCGGATGCTTTTAGAACGAAAACTCCAAGAACAAAGAGTACCACTCCAAAGCGTGAAAAAGTTTGACTGCATCGCCCACAACCATCAAGATGTTGCCTTGTCTGTAGCTTCCGGTATGGTTGATGCAGGTATCAGTACAGCATCGATAGCTGCTACCTTTGGGTTGGGATTTATCCCTTTACATCAAGCGCGCTACGACTTGGTGATTCTGAAAGAATATTTGGAACAATCACCAGTACAGCAATTTATCAATATCTTGGGACATCAGGTAGTGCGATCGCATTTACAGGTTCTCGGTGGCTATGACATCAGCAATATTGGGGAAGTAATCGCAAATGTGTAA
- a CDS encoding substrate-binding domain-containing protein, producing the protein MSAGAGNLLVRQQPANAQSATKKNVIVAMTTSIEDSGLLDDLVPAFEKRTGYILKKVAVGTGQALALAEKGEVDALFVNSPKAERKVLQGGAVTNRRLVMHNDFVIVGPSADKAKIKGNKNAVQAFNLIAKNQALFISRGDDSGTNKLEKDLWQQAKVTPAGDWYQQTGSGMGKTLQVANQKLGYTLVDRATYIFQQKNISALQVLVEGDRKLLNLYHVMQVNPQKFPKVNSAGSKAFIDFVLSSEGQKIIADHARKEFGQPLFIVDGGKTEKDYGF; encoded by the coding sequence ATGAGTGCTGGTGCTGGTAATTTACTAGTCCGACAACAACCAGCAAATGCACAATCAGCAACTAAGAAAAATGTCATAGTTGCTATGACAACCAGCATAGAAGATAGTGGACTTTTAGATGATTTAGTTCCAGCTTTTGAAAAGAGAACGGGATATATACTCAAAAAGGTTGCAGTTGGAACTGGACAGGCTTTAGCTTTAGCTGAAAAAGGCGAAGTTGACGCGCTATTTGTTAATTCACCGAAAGCTGAACGCAAAGTTTTGCAAGGTGGTGCTGTAACCAATCGCCGCTTAGTTATGCACAATGACTTTGTGATTGTGGGGCCATCTGCTGATAAAGCCAAGATTAAAGGAAACAAAAATGCTGTGCAAGCCTTTAACTTGATTGCCAAAAACCAAGCGTTATTCATCTCCAGGGGTGATGACTCAGGTACTAATAAACTTGAGAAAGATTTATGGCAACAGGCGAAAGTCACGCCTGCTGGTGATTGGTATCAGCAAACAGGTTCAGGGATGGGGAAAACTTTGCAAGTAGCTAACCAAAAATTAGGATATACCTTAGTAGACCGAGCAACATATATATTTCAACAGAAAAATATTTCAGCTTTGCAGGTATTAGTAGAAGGAGACAGAAAATTATTAAATCTCTACCATGTAATGCAAGTAAATCCGCAAAAGTTCCCCAAAGTTAATAGTGCGGGATCTAAAGCGTTTATTGATTTTGTTTTATCTTCTGAAGGACAGAAAATAATTGCAGATCACGCGAGAAAAGAGTTTGGACAGCCACTGTTTATTGTTGATGGAGGTAAGACGGAGAAAGATTACGGTTTTTAG
- a CDS encoding ABC transporter permease produces the protein MDTIIEGAIRAIELLTRGDRDVLQVMMMTLLVSGTATAISVVLGVPLGLWLALTEFFGKQILNSLVNFGMGLPPVVVGLVVSLFLWRSGPLGDLELMYTPAAMIVAQALIAFPIVAGFSFAAILSINPKLRWQLLSMGATPWQANLLLIKEAKLGLIAAVIAGFGRVISEVGASMMVGGNIKGQTRVLTTAIVTEVEKGNFDVAMAIAYILLIVTYSIVVLLTILQHEKKVL, from the coding sequence GTGGATACAATCATTGAAGGAGCAATCAGAGCTATTGAGTTATTAACAAGGGGCGATCGCGACGTTCTCCAGGTCATGATGATGACTTTGCTAGTATCTGGAACAGCGACGGCTATTAGTGTTGTGCTGGGTGTACCCTTGGGATTGTGGTTAGCTTTAACAGAGTTTTTCGGGAAACAGATATTAAATAGCTTGGTTAACTTTGGCATGGGATTACCACCAGTCGTAGTTGGCTTAGTCGTTAGCTTGTTTTTGTGGCGGTCTGGCCCTTTGGGCGATTTAGAACTGATGTATACACCCGCAGCAATGATCGTTGCCCAAGCATTGATTGCTTTCCCCATTGTCGCTGGCTTTAGTTTTGCAGCCATTCTCAGTATTAATCCTAAACTTCGCTGGCAACTGCTATCAATGGGGGCAACACCTTGGCAAGCTAATTTATTGCTGATCAAGGAAGCAAAGTTAGGATTAATAGCCGCAGTAATTGCAGGTTTTGGTCGTGTCATCTCCGAAGTTGGGGCCTCGATGATGGTAGGCGGGAATATCAAAGGACAGACAAGAGTTTTAACTACAGCGATTGTCACCGAAGTCGAAAAAGGTAATTTCGATGTGGCAATGGCGATCGCATATATTCTCCTGATCGTTACCTACAGCATTGTTGTATTGCTGACTATCTTGCAGCACGAAAAGAAAGTTTTATGA
- a CDS encoding energy-coupling factor ABC transporter ATP-binding protein, producing MIKITGFKSFVASAVGRQKNLGGVNEYVLNMHQVKVDSKTRKNILTIDDFAVRPGELVAVLGPNGAGKSTMLRTINMLQPYRGQIQLFGQDASYANQTNLRRRSALVFQETLLLDDTVFNNVARVLQFRGVPKHQIKQRVYTALETFGCEHLANRSARSLSGGEGKRVCIASGLVADSELLLLDEPSASLDVAIRPQIIEKIRQWAQDRGSAVILVSHNFTDILNFADRAIALFDGCIIQDDKLENLIRRPANQQIARLVGMDNIIPCKIKPGDRGYLIKLANSLEFFYPGELKTPITACCLSSDAFYLDHTNSSIPYQPGVVRLEGRVERILRGIGTDTIRFQLGEQILTAKLRRGYTSENIYRHGKIKLAFSPTDVHFV from the coding sequence ATGATCAAAATTACTGGTTTCAAGTCCTTTGTCGCCTCTGCTGTAGGACGACAGAAAAATTTGGGGGGTGTAAACGAGTATGTCCTGAATATGCATCAGGTAAAAGTCGATAGCAAAACCCGCAAAAATATCCTGACAATTGATGATTTCGCTGTCCGTCCTGGGGAACTAGTCGCTGTGCTTGGCCCTAATGGTGCTGGCAAAAGCACCATGTTAAGAACAATCAATATGTTGCAGCCTTATCGCGGTCAAATACAATTGTTTGGTCAAGATGCCAGTTATGCCAATCAAACAAACTTGCGTCGTCGTTCGGCTCTGGTTTTTCAAGAGACATTACTATTAGATGACACAGTTTTTAATAATGTTGCCAGAGTCTTACAGTTTCGCGGAGTTCCAAAACACCAAATTAAACAAAGGGTATACACTGCACTAGAGACTTTTGGTTGCGAACACTTAGCAAATCGGTCGGCTCGTTCTTTATCTGGTGGCGAAGGTAAACGAGTTTGTATAGCCTCTGGTTTAGTAGCTGATTCCGAATTACTGCTATTAGATGAGCCTTCAGCCTCCTTAGATGTGGCAATCCGTCCGCAAATTATCGAAAAAATTAGACAATGGGCGCAAGACAGAGGATCGGCTGTGATATTAGTTAGCCACAACTTTACTGATATCTTGAATTTTGCCGATCGCGCGATCGCACTATTTGATGGTTGTATTATTCAGGATGATAAATTAGAAAACCTGATCCGCCGACCAGCTAATCAGCAAATTGCCAGACTCGTGGGCATGGATAATATCATTCCCTGTAAGATTAAGCCAGGCGATCGCGGTTATTTAATTAAGCTGGCAAACAGTCTAGAGTTTTTCTACCCTGGTGAACTTAAAACACCCATCACAGCCTGTTGTTTATCGAGTGATGCTTTCTATCTTGATCATACAAATTCTTCAATTCCCTACCAGCCAGGAGTCGTGAGACTAGAAGGACGAGTAGAGAGAATTTTACGTGGGATAGGCACTGATACTATTCGCTTTCAACTGGGAGAACAAATTTTGACTGCCAAATTACGCCGGGGTTATACATCCGAAAATATCTATCGTCATGGAAAAATTAAGCTGGCATTCAGCCCTACAGATGTACATTTTGTTTAG
- a CDS encoding type 1 glutamine amidotransferase — protein sequence MRIHCLQHVPFEGLASIAQWATQQGHIISATQFYNGDNLPSVDDLDWLIVMGGPMNIYEYDQYPWLKTEKDFIEAAIQKNKVVIGICLGSQLIADVLGSKVYQGREKEIGWYPITLTPEAHNYSVFASFPQSFNVFHWHGDTFDLPPGAVRIAYSEVCANQAFIYGDQVLGLQFHLESTKESVSQIIENCAAELVSGKYIQKAEEMLARDDDFSKINTFMCQILDYFAISTN from the coding sequence ATGCGAATTCATTGCTTACAACATGTGCCATTTGAAGGACTTGCTAGTATTGCACAGTGGGCGACACAGCAGGGTCACATTATTTCTGCAACTCAGTTTTATAACGGTGATAATTTACCATCTGTTGATGACCTAGATTGGTTAATAGTCATGGGTGGGCCGATGAATATTTATGAGTATGATCAATACCCTTGGTTGAAGACAGAAAAAGATTTTATTGAAGCAGCAATTCAGAAAAATAAAGTAGTCATTGGTATTTGTCTAGGTTCGCAGTTAATCGCTGATGTTTTAGGTTCTAAAGTATATCAAGGTCGAGAGAAGGAAATAGGTTGGTATCCCATTACTCTGACTCCAGAAGCCCATAACTATTCTGTCTTTGCATCATTTCCCCAGTCTTTTAATGTGTTTCATTGGCATGGGGATACTTTTGATTTACCTCCAGGTGCAGTGCGAATAGCTTATAGTGAAGTCTGTGCAAATCAAGCTTTTATCTATGGTGATCAAGTATTAGGGTTACAATTTCACCTGGAATCAACAAAGGAAAGTGTTAGCCAAATTATTGAAAATTGTGCTGCTGAATTGGTGTCAGGTAAATATATTCAAAAAGCTGAGGAAATGCTGGCAAGGGATGATGATTTTAGCAAAATAAACACTTTTATGTGTCAAATTTTAGATTATTTTGCTATCTCTACTAACTAA
- a CDS encoding TetR/AcrR family transcriptional regulator, which yields MNKLKTKRKSVYDRILHTASDLFYREGIRNVGIDRIIAESGVAKMSLYNHFKSKDALIEAWLRQEHEQWCQWLKTTVEQQTTDPTKRLLAIFDALREWFEGPDFRGCAFMNASIELANPDHPGYRVALEHQQSIYQYILQLAQAAEVTLPEQLARQLLLLVQGAIVVALMEGSWSTASQAKKAAVMLIQTTSKS from the coding sequence ATGAATAAACTGAAAACAAAGCGTAAATCTGTTTACGATCGCATTTTGCACACAGCGTCAGATTTGTTTTATCGGGAGGGGATTCGCAATGTTGGAATTGACAGAATCATTGCGGAATCTGGCGTGGCGAAGATGTCGCTGTACAATCATTTCAAGTCTAAAGATGCTTTGATTGAAGCATGGTTACGCCAAGAGCATGAACAATGGTGTCAATGGCTGAAAACCACCGTTGAACAACAAACTACCGATCCCACTAAACGCTTGCTAGCTATATTTGATGCTTTACGAGAATGGTTTGAAGGGCCAGATTTTCGGGGTTGTGCTTTTATGAATGCCTCAATAGAATTAGCTAATCCTGACCATCCTGGCTATCGAGTTGCTTTAGAACATCAACAATCGATATACCAATATATTCTCCAACTTGCTCAAGCAGCAGAAGTTACATTACCAGAACAATTAGCTAGACAACTGCTGTTGCTCGTACAAGGTGCGATCGTAGTTGCTTTAATGGAAGGAAGTTGGTCAACTGCATCTCAGGCGAAAAAGGCGGCGGTAATGCTAATTCAGACAACATCAAAATCTTGA